TTTGAGTGAAGTAGACTGCCGtgaaatctggtacagacattcatgtccccctcataatgaattataataactttggtgatcccttaatgTTTCATCCAGCGCAATTATCAGGTTTTGATTAAGTTTTGAATAAATAAGATTATATATGTAATACAATtagggtgcacggtggcagagcggctacagctcctgcctcccaataaggagatcgtgggttcgtgggttcgattcccggaccggaccaacatcacacaatctctctgggtggagtctgcatgtcctccccgtgttaccgtgggttctctccgggttctccggcttcctcccaccgtccaaagacatgcatgtgtaggttaattgataactctaaattgcccgtattgaatgaatgtgtgagtgaatggttgtctgtccttgtctgtgtctgtgttcgccctgcgacagttggccactgtccagggtgtgccctgcctaaggcccgaagtcactgggataggctccagtcacccgcgaccccctaacggggaccaagcggtagaaaatggatggatggatggatggatgtaatacaattatatatatattgtaaataaatacttgatttataacaaaatacctgcaaaactaatgacattcccatcagcctcatctgtactttgtgtttggtgctaattggcaaatgctagcatgtgaactaagatggtgaacatgttaaacattatacctgccagTTACCAGTATTTCCCCCATTATTATATTCTAATTTAGGGAAATCTTTGGGGggaaaacccccaaaaaaccATTTAGACTGTGGGATCCAAAATAGTAATGAGACCGTAAAACCTCTACTGAAATATTTTAGGTAATCTTAGGTTAAGGAAAATTACGTCCTTCCTTCAGTCATGTCAGTCGTATtacttctctccatcttttctaTTCTTATCCTTTGgatgtaaaaataaactgaacCTTAAATCAGAGGGGAGGCCTGATATCTGACGTGTCTTAGTGATCCATTACTCACATTGTCCCTCTTGCTCCTCATGCGTTTGACAGGTGTCCACCTCATACTGTCCGGGTTAAACCTCTCCGCAGCACAGAGCTCCAAGTTTAGCTCGTCTTTGCCACCAGCCACATAGATGTGTCCCAAGTACACAGCGCAGCCGGTGTTCTCCCTGGGACTCAGCATGTGGGCGCATATCGACCAGGTACCGTCTACAGGGTTGTATCGCTCCACTGGGGGACATTTAGAGGATAGCAGAAGTCAGAAGAGCCCATACCATATAatacacaactacacacactgtatgagTAACACTACCTTACAGACAGGcagtgtttatatttatatacaaaaatgtCCAGTTTATATTGATCTACAGCAATTTTAGATGCacataaaaagctaaaaatgtcTGTCAGAAAGCAAGATACTAAtgatatgaatatattttctattttttattttttagtaaaagtctctttaaaataattgaattgaTAATGTAATTGTCAACCATTTTTGTAAGCAAGGCCTGTGAACTTGATGGGAACCAAAGAAGGTTGTGAGAATTTTACTGACATGCACTTCTCATAGACTGAAATAACCAGTGACAAGGGGCAGAACAACATAACCCTAGATTATCTTTAGTCAGGGGGCTttagaatgtgtgtgtgtgtgtgtgtgtgtgtgtgaatgtgaatatgGGCTACTCAGAAAATAAAAGGTCATGCTTGACTTTAGTCCTGACACATGTCAAAAAGCTGTCAAAGAAAGCTGAGATTTTTTCAAAAAGTGGTGGGAACAAGTCAGTTCACAAAATACCTCCAgcacaaaataacaaataacttttatttgcattcctatatatatatatacatatacatatatgtgtatgtatgtgtatatatatatatatatatatatatatgtgtgtgtgtatgtatgtgtgtgtgtgtgtatatatatatatatatacatatatcggTGTCACTTTACGCATCTTTAATTGattataaatgattaatttgtaTAATTTGTGCCAGCTGTAAGAAGCTGCATTAACACATAAAAACTCTAATTCAACAAGCACTGGCTACGTTGCATTTTCTAATGGGAATTCAAAGAAGAAAAGTTTGTAGGAAAATGTATCACTACCAGTTTTGAGAATCAATTAATCCTTTAAGTCATCttgaagtcatttatcaaagcaaaaatgccagacatttgttggtcccagcttctcaaacaTGAGGATTTGCTGGATTGTTCTGTTTTGTATCCTTGTAGATTAAATAACTTTGGATTCTGGGCTGCtggtcagaaaaaacaagtcATTTGAAGACCTCACATTGGGCTCTGGAAACTCGTGATGGGCATTTTCTTACATTCTACAGACTCAGTTAACTGATTTATTGGAAAATGAATTGACTGATTAATggataataacaacaatatttagttaCAACCTTTATGAAACATTGGCTGAATTTTGGAGTGCCTGAGGTTTGATGAAGGACAGTCTCACCTGAGCTCAAAGCCATATCTCCATCGTTCCCTCCGATCACATACAAGTGACCctccagcacagcagccactGCTCTGGTGCGTCTGGTCAGCATTGGCGCCTGCTTGCTCCATGCGTTCATTTTTGGATCATACCTAGAACAATGAAACAAAGGTTAGCAAGACCAATTTAACAAATGGTCTGTCAATCATTAATGTTTTTGCATAACTCCATTTATCATTTCTTTGTTCCTTCCTGTGAGTCAGCCACTTCAGATTGCTTTCAAAGTAATGAGATGTCAGGTGATTAAGATCATTATTACTTTCATTCTAGATATATGTAAGACACAGCCTACTCGTTCCACTTtaatttctgttctgtttttaaaagcaggtatgtttttgtttatggcACAAACTAGGACGTTTCTTCAAAGGAAACTTAACTGAAGCTTTTCTCCTAGATGCTGGTGAATGAGTGGTGAAAACGTgctttaaacatgtttattttctctacaaataaagaaagagaaacccTGCAAGAGAGACTGCAGGATTTTATggggaaaaataataaatagtagTGCCACTTAATGTCGATGAGGTGTCTTGAACATTAAgttgtttacagtatgtattacGAGGATTCACAGTTAATTTAGTAAGGTATTGATCTTTTGTACCACTCACGCTACAGTACCTGTCCACAGTATTTATGGCAGCAATGCCGTCGTGTCCTCCAATAGCGTATAGGTATCCGTCCAACTCCACCAGACACACTCCACTGCGGGGGCTGCTCAAGGGTGCTAAATCTGTACTCCAGCTGTCTGTGTCTGGGTTGTACCTGCCATGATGGAAGTCAAGGAGCGGGGATGTCAAAGTGTTGGTAGAAACTAAAATCAGATGTTGGGAATAACAACTTGAGTGGAACCAACACAGTCACAAGCTTTTCATAGAaactcatattttctttgtttgcaaCTGTGTGCTTTTGAGGAACATAGACatatacatagacacacattcATATTGAGAGAAAGTATTTGATAGAGTGTTTCCTCACCACTGGAAGGCTATTAAAAATGGTTTTCTCTCCATTGAAGACTACAAGATGAAAACCCACATCCCTAAAAATAACACTTCCTTCTGTTTGGCAATTTATCGCTCAAGTGGGAAGTCAACAATTTCCTTGAAATGTCACAACAGCACTGTAACCTCCCCCCAGAGATTAGGTTAGCGAAATGAGAGCTAGACCGAGCTAACTGCTGATCAATCTGCAGCAGGTCTTTCCCTATTGGTCTGCAGCCAGCCGGGGATGATCGTTATAGGGTCACTGGCGGGCATTCAGTTAAGGAGTTGCTGTCTGTGGGAATTGGGAACAGAGCCAGCTCCTTGGAGACATCTGATAGAGTAGGAGGAGAGGAAGTAACAGAAAATTAGAGCCgagtacatgtgtgtatatgtgtgtgtgtgtgtgtgtgtgtgtgaaagacaatttattttttactttctctgcCTATGAGGAACAGATACCCTGGAAACATGAGAAGATGAGGAAAATCTCGTAGCGTGAGCATTTTGGTTGGTCCATTGCTCACTAAAAAAAGATGGCTTGGAGTTACAATTTGTGTTTAATGTCAAAAGGTCTACATCTAATTTCTGCCTTAATGCTGACCTCTACTGTTCAGtgatgtaaacaacaacaacaaataaatgaagaaCTTTCTTTCCCCCACCAAATCTAGTAATAAAGTACTCAAGtattgagttaaaaaaaaaagcttttagcATTAGCTTTTTACTCTAGTAAAATAGCAAACCTCAGGTTAAGTAATATTTTCAAAGAGGGCAGTGAGTGGAAGTCTTTTTGGCCATGTCTTTTTGCGTCATGGGTGGGGAAGAccttcagaaaacaaaactgaaattgaagTCAGAGCCAAGCAGCTCTTACTTATTAAGAGATGACTGCTATTTCAAACTGTTACCCCACCTCCGACATGCTTGCTTTCACTTCTCCCACTGTGATAACGGCTGTGAGGTAATGAAATGTCAGTGTGCATCTCCTTATACCAGGGAATCGAcataaaccaaaagaaaaatttCAATTACAGCCTCTCATGAAGTCAGCAGTTTGATGTTTGCATTTAACCGGAACATGAAATTCAGCGGGGCATgtgacaagacaaacaaaatctgtTCAAATGATGATGTGACGTTCTTACGGCGAGAAATCCTTCGCCTAAAAGAGTTGGAAGTGATAATACCATGGGTGAAAAGTTGAACTTAATACACAGTGTGACATTTCGAGATAAAGATAATTGCCAAATTAAgaccactatacacacatttttagtaaaagacattttgaaactGTACTGTCTCTCACCTCTCCACACTGCTGTAACACCGGACGTTGTCTTCCCCACCCACTGTGTAGATCTTACCATCCAGTGTGCCCACAGCCACATTGCCACGATTGTTGACCATGCGTGCTGCTTTTCTCCACTCGTTGTATTCAGGACAGAACTGTTCTACCAAACAGGATGGGTCGTCCTGGGTCCATCCCCCGActaccaaaacaaaacagggctCGCGTTATTTTATTACAATTCTCAGTCTAAGCGTAccttctgcctcctctctgctgGTGAGCACCTTTATGGTGCTGCcataaaaggaaattaaatctCCTTTGCACCTAAATGATTTTCCTAgaaaaaaattaccaaaaaacaGAATCTTAAActgcaaatataaatgttactAATGTCAATACGCAACAGAAAGATTTTAAGTTTTATGGAAATGTGACAGTATCATATCATGTGCTTCTCTACATGCGGTAGAAGCAGTGAAGAAGGCATTTTTAGGCATGGATCCAATAGTATTGAGCTGTTTTGACTGGTTTCCATGGTGATCCTTGGCAGAAAGAGGTGTGATCCagtaaagtgaaaaataatttaactcAAAATTTATAAGTAATTTATAAGACTGCAAATGAtgacagatgggtgacaaattaaaggaaaaaaaccaAAATGAACTGTCTTAATAAGGTGTTGGACCGCCACGAGTAACAAGTCTCaagatgaacaccattcctctaaaatgtattccctcattttgtgttttgatccCCAGTCCCAAGCATCCCTCCCTTTCTAAGACAATATGATCAACATTCTTCTTAAATACTATAGATGCTGAATTTATTGCAGCTCTGTGTGCCTGGTTTCTTGCACCCGAAGGCTGATTCATGCTCTCTGCATGGAGGGGATGTACAGTTGTTCTGGAGACTCTAGATGAAGGTCTAGTTTATACAGAGGTTCCATGGAGtaggggtgtgccatatcatatcgTTTACATTATATCggtattatttttaatatgataaaaaaaaaaatcacatggtGATAATGGCAATATTCCGACTTGTTGACGTAATTACGTCATACCATTAAGCACAGCAACACTACAGGCATGGCTGAAAGCGAAAGTCACATTGCTACCAGCTTCCAAAAAGGGGAGCAACTTCAGTAGTGTGGAAGcggtttggttacaaaagatcagaTGTACAACAAACCACAGTAATATGTGAGAAGTGCAAGAAGACTGTAATAGCAAAACGGGGCAATACAACAAACTTATTTCACCACCGCAAGCAGAAGCACCCAGTTGAGTACGAGGAGAGCCAAAAATCCATATCGTCAAGAATATCATTATCacagaaataccctgaaataccctgatattattttagggccatGTCAGTCTCTGTACTGTCATGACCGGCTGAGAATTGTTGGCGGCGGTACCTATAATAACTTTCATTGTTAACTGTGACAGGAGACTAAAGTTGTGTGAGAATTAAATGTCAGCTAGCCGGCCATCCATTAAATAATAACAGAAGATACTCTATAGTGCGTGCTGCTGTCTGAAACTGACTGGAGCAATTACAGTAAAAGGTGACCACAGTAGTCTCCAGACAGTATGGTATCCATACAGAGACCATACGATCCAGCATGAATTGGtcttttaaagggacagtttacctcaaaatcaaatattttaataccTGTAgagctatttatccatctagattgttttggtgtgagttgccaagttttggagatatcgacCGTAGAgataggaactattttctttctaccaatagtttgTACATGAAACTGCTTACAACAAGgtttgtggattatcttgagtaaccgggtcatttGAACCATTTAGTCAAACTgttttaaaggggtactccaacAATTTAGCATTGGACTTTCACAAAGTTTTAAGAGACACATTAAATATACAATCGTCAAAATTGATGCAACAGAGGCTGAAATATCGCTACTGTAAGCTCAGTAAACGCTAGATCCCACAGGtgcatttcccatgatgcaactcaaTGCCATTTTTTGTTAGGCTGCctctgcctggtaaatgcccacttctttcCAACCCcatgctgccattttgaattcaaGCTTGTGGCTCACAGCGGACATTACAACTATTTTCAAAGGCCGTATAGTAGTCCCCATcacaagtaaactgaacttcatgtatATAATTGGAGTGCCTCTTTAAAATCTCTtggatttttttagtttttgactCGGTTCCcagattttgtctttttcagcttttatttctgttatttctaaAGAATACTCCTCATAATGTCAGCTCGCATGATACTCTGATAGACattttgctctctttctgtcctccaTCCTGAGCACAGAACAGCTTAAACTACACTTGAAAGTTCAGTACTCTTTAAAAATCAGAAAACCGTACTTGTACTGACCCACAAACATCATGTCATTGAAGACGTCTTTGAGGGGAAGTTTGCTGAGCTGTCTGCGAAGGGAGAGGGGGGTTGCCATGCGGCGACAGCGGGGGGACCCTCCTTTGCAATCTTTGATCAGCATATGGCGGGGCTCTGGTTTCTCCAAGGCCGCCCTAAAGCACACAGTGATGGGGTGACATGAACAAATTGCAGTGATTATGAGGTCACAGCTTGCTCTTAAGGGAACTATTCAGTAAATGTTATCATTAAGCAAATTTAGACAtacagtttttgtttcatttttaggTCCCTGTCATTATTCACAAAGT
This sequence is a window from Siniperca chuatsi isolate FFG_IHB_CAS linkage group LG5, ASM2008510v1, whole genome shotgun sequence. Protein-coding genes within it:
- the si:ch73-29c22.1 gene encoding kelch-like protein 20 isoform X1 — protein: MGVYNEQGAALEKPEPRHMLIKDCKGGSPRCRRMATPLSLRRQLSKLPLKDVFNDMMFVVGGWTQDDPSCLVEQFCPEYNEWRKAARMVNNRGNVAVGTLDGKIYTVGGEDNVRCYSSVERYNPDTDSWSTDLAPLSSPRSGVCLVELDGYLYAIGGHDGIAAINTVDRYDPKMNAWSKQAPMLTRRTRAVAAVLEGHLYVIGGNDGDMALSSVERYNPVDGTWSICAHMLSPRENTGCAVYLGHIYVAGGKDELNLELCAAERFNPDSMRWTPVKRMRSKRDNVSLVVFNGALLAVGGSDGVTNLKTIEVYCHETNAWKHFGSMKSKHPGGRAAVLC
- the si:ch73-29c22.1 gene encoding kelch-like protein 20 isoform X2 codes for the protein MLIKDCKGGSPRCRRMATPLSLRRQLSKLPLKDVFNDMMFVVGGWTQDDPSCLVEQFCPEYNEWRKAARMVNNRGNVAVGTLDGKIYTVGGEDNVRCYSSVERYNPDTDSWSTDLAPLSSPRSGVCLVELDGYLYAIGGHDGIAAINTVDRYDPKMNAWSKQAPMLTRRTRAVAAVLEGHLYVIGGNDGDMALSSVERYNPVDGTWSICAHMLSPRENTGCAVYLGHIYVAGGKDELNLELCAAERFNPDSMRWTPVKRMRSKRDNVSLVVFNGALLAVGGSDGVTNLKTIEVYCHETNAWKHFGSMKSKHPGGRAAVLC